Proteins co-encoded in one Chrysemys picta bellii isolate R12L10 chromosome 13, ASM1138683v2, whole genome shotgun sequence genomic window:
- the LOC101950461 gene encoding olfactory receptor 11A1, which translates to MEKGEGENQTSISEFILLGFGNLPGLQILFFLLFLGIYIVTMAANSLIVALVVADQHLHSPMYFFLGNLSCLEICYTSTILPRMLASFLTGDRTVSVTGCMVQFYWFGVLLTVECYLLASMSYDRYLAICKPLHYATLMNVRFCMQLAAGSWLSSFIILAMIIYLVSQLAFCGPNEIDHFLCDLTQMINLSCSDTGLVNLVTLIFSSTNIILPFLLTLTSYAYIISTILRISSTTGKQKAFSTCSSHLIVVTIYYGTLITVYMLPNTGALRILNKFVSILYTVLTPLINPLIYSLRNKEVKEALRRAQQKYRVSHQF; encoded by the coding sequence ATGGagaaaggagaaggggaaaatCAAACGTCTATCTCAGAATTCATCCTGCTgggatttgggaatctccctggACTGCAAATTCTGTTCTTCTTGCTATTTCTAGGGATCTACATAGTCACCATGGCTGCGAACTCACTCATTGTTGcactagttgtggctgatcagcaccttcacagccccatgtacttcttcctggggaatttgtcctgcttggagatctgctacacctccaccatcctgcccaggatgctggccagtTTCTTGACTGGGGACAGAACTGTTTCTGTTACTGGCTGCATGGTTCAGTTTTATTGGTTTGGTGTCCTATTGACTGTTGAGTGTTATCTCCTAGCTtcgatgtcttatgatcggtactTAGCGATATGCAAACCCCTGCACTATGCAACACTTATGAATGTCAGGTTCTGTATGCAGCTAGCAGCTGGATCTTGGCTAAGTTCATTCATCATTCTTGCTATGATAATATATTTGGTGTCACAATTAGCCTTTTGTGGCCCTAATGAAATTGATCATTTCCTCTGTGATCTCACCCAAATGATTAATCTCTCCTGCAGTGACACTGGTCTGGTTAATCTGGTGACCCTCATCTTCTCTTCCACAAACATCATTCTACCATTTCTTTTGACCCTGACATCTTATGCTtatatcatctccaccatcctgagaatctCTTCCACCACTGGCaagcaaaaggccttttccacctgctcctcccatctTATCGTTGTGACAATTTACTATGGGACTCTAATAACTGTCTACATGTTACCAAACACCGGAGCACTCAGAATCCTGAACAAATTTGTTTCTATCCTTTACACTGTCTTGACACCCCTGATCAATCCCCTCatttacagcctgagaaacaaagaggtaAAGGAGGCCCTGAGGAGAGCCCAGCAGAAATATCGGGTTTCCCATCAATTCTGA